The following coding sequences lie in one Mycobacterium sp. DL440 genomic window:
- a CDS encoding ABC transporter ATP-binding protein, which produces MITFENVTKQYPDGTVAVDNLNLEVPQGTLTVFVGPSGCGKTTSMRMINRMIDPTSGTLTVNGEDISTVDPVKLRLGIGYVIQSAGLMPHLRVVDNVATVPVLRGESRRSARKAAIGVMERVGLDPKLADRYPAQLSGGQQQRVGVARALAADPPILLMDEPFSAVDPVVREDLQAEILRLQSELHKTIVFVTHDIDEAVKLGDKVAVFGRGGALLQYADPSFVLSNPANELVSGFVGADRGYRGLQFLHASGLPLHEIEYADEDDIDGLNLSPGEWRLVIKSGTPFAWINAEGVEVHRKGNALYDSTIGGGSFFPPDGNLRQALDSALSSPSGLGVAVDEAGRLLGGVRADDVLDALKEQRRVPELG; this is translated from the coding sequence GTGATCACTTTCGAGAACGTCACCAAGCAGTATCCGGACGGCACGGTCGCCGTCGACAATCTCAATCTGGAAGTGCCACAGGGCACGCTGACGGTGTTCGTCGGTCCCTCGGGCTGCGGCAAGACCACCTCGATGCGGATGATCAACCGGATGATCGATCCCACCTCGGGCACCCTCACGGTCAACGGGGAGGACATCAGCACGGTCGACCCGGTCAAGCTGCGGCTGGGCATCGGCTACGTCATCCAGAGTGCCGGGCTGATGCCGCATCTGCGGGTGGTCGACAACGTCGCGACGGTGCCGGTGCTGCGGGGCGAGTCCCGGCGCAGTGCCCGCAAGGCCGCCATCGGGGTGATGGAACGGGTGGGGCTCGACCCGAAACTGGCCGACCGTTATCCGGCACAACTGTCCGGCGGGCAACAGCAGCGTGTCGGGGTGGCCCGCGCGTTGGCCGCCGACCCGCCGATCCTGTTGATGGATGAGCCGTTCAGCGCGGTCGACCCGGTGGTACGTGAAGACCTGCAGGCCGAAATCCTGCGATTGCAAAGCGAATTGCACAAGACCATCGTCTTCGTCACGCACGACATCGACGAGGCGGTCAAACTCGGGGACAAGGTCGCGGTATTCGGCCGCGGCGGGGCGCTACTGCAATATGCCGATCCCTCGTTTGTCTTGTCGAATCCGGCCAACGAGCTCGTGTCGGGATTTGTCGGGGCGGACCGCGGTTACCGCGGCCTGCAGTTCCTTCACGCCAGCGGCCTGCCCCTGCACGAGATCGAATACGCCGACGAGGACGACATCGACGGGCTGAACCTGAGCCCGGGGGAGTGGCGGCTGGTCATCAAATCCGGCACCCCGTTCGCGTGGATCAACGCCGAAGGTGTCGAGGTGCATCGCAAGGGCAATGCGCTCTACGACAGCACCATCGGGGGTGGGTCCTTCTTTCCGCCCGACGGCAACCTGCGGCAGGCGCTCGATTCCGCGCTGTCCTCGCCGAGCGGGCTCGGCGTGGCGGTCGACGAGGCGGGCAGGCTGCTCGGGGGTGTTCGCGCCGACGACGTGCTCGATGCACTCAAGGAACAGCGCCGCGTCCCGGAGCTGGGGTAG
- a CDS encoding ABC transporter substrate-binding protein: MTLLALIVPLAVACGSSNPLGGGEISGDLKSITVGSADFPESKIIAEIYAQALEANDFQIRRQFGIGSRETYVPAVQDHSIDLIPEYTGNLLQYFDKETTATTSDEVLIALFKALPGDLSILYPSPAEDKDTLAVTAETAQRWNLKTIADLATHSAEVKVGAPSEFQTRQTGLVGLKSRYGLDIAPVNFVAISDGGGPATVAALNSGAVTAANIFSTSPAIGQHHLVPLEDPKNAFLAANVVPLVASQKMSNELKTVLDAVSAKLTTEALIELNTAVEGNAGVDPDEAAEKWIRDNGFDKPVTK; encoded by the coding sequence ATGACCCTGCTCGCCCTGATCGTGCCGCTCGCGGTGGCCTGCGGAAGCTCCAATCCTCTGGGCGGCGGAGAAATCTCGGGTGACCTGAAATCGATCACCGTCGGCTCGGCTGACTTCCCGGAGTCCAAGATCATCGCCGAGATCTATGCCCAGGCTCTGGAGGCCAATGACTTTCAGATCAGAAGGCAGTTCGGTATCGGCAGCCGCGAGACGTATGTTCCTGCAGTGCAGGATCATTCGATCGATCTGATCCCCGAGTACACCGGAAACCTCCTGCAGTACTTCGACAAGGAGACCACTGCCACCACCTCGGATGAGGTACTGATCGCGCTGTTCAAGGCCCTCCCCGGGGACTTGTCGATTCTGTATCCCTCACCGGCTGAGGACAAGGACACCCTCGCCGTCACCGCCGAGACCGCCCAGCGCTGGAACCTGAAGACCATCGCGGATCTGGCCACGCATTCGGCCGAGGTGAAAGTCGGTGCACCATCGGAGTTTCAGACCCGCCAGACGGGGCTGGTCGGCCTGAAGTCCCGCTACGGGCTGGACATCGCACCGGTCAACTTCGTCGCGATCAGCGACGGCGGTGGGCCGGCCACCGTTGCGGCGCTCAACAGCGGTGCCGTCACGGCCGCGAACATCTTCAGCACCTCACCGGCGATCGGGCAGCACCACCTGGTGCCTCTGGAGGACCCCAAGAACGCCTTCCTGGCCGCCAATGTCGTTCCGTTGGTGGCCTCGCAGAAGATGTCGAACGAACTCAAGACCGTGCTCGATGCGGTGTCGGCCAAGCTCACCACCGAAGCCCTGATCGAGTTGAACACCGCGGTGGAGGGCAACGCCGGGGTCGACCCCGACGAGGCGGCCGAAAAGTGGATCAGGGACAACGGATTCGACAAGCCGGTGACCAAGTGA
- a CDS encoding lipopolysaccharide assembly LapA domain-containing protein, translating to MTSDPSASPDLPEPTGAIPDPAAPDPGKAPEPGKAPAKPGKATEPKLTRAGALWSALILGFLVLIVLLIFITQNTEPVPMTFLGWHWSLPTGVAILGAAVAGGLLTVAAGTARIFQLRRAAKKNFKAAQRD from the coding sequence ATGACCAGCGATCCGTCTGCATCGCCCGATCTGCCTGAGCCCACAGGGGCCATACCGGACCCGGCGGCGCCCGACCCAGGCAAAGCCCCCGAGCCCGGCAAGGCCCCAGCCAAACCAGGCAAGGCAACCGAGCCCAAACTCACCCGCGCCGGAGCGCTCTGGTCAGCCCTCATCCTGGGCTTCCTGGTGCTGATCGTGCTGTTGATCTTCATCACCCAGAACACCGAGCCGGTCCCGATGACGTTCCTGGGCTGGCACTGGTCATTGCCGACGGGCGTGGCGATCCTGGGCGCCGCGGTGGCCGGTGGCCTGCTGACAGTCGCCGCCGGAACCGCGAGGATCTTCCAGTTGCGCCGTGCGGCCAAGAAGAACTTCAAGGCCGCCCAGCGCGACTGA
- a CDS encoding phosphotransferase family protein, translating into MTNLEGLDLTALDRHLRSEGIARSGDLRAELIAGGRSNLTFRVCDDASAWVLRRPPLHGLTPSAHDMAREYKVVAGLAGTAVPVARAVTMSNDDSVLGAPFQMVENVAGQVVRSAAELEALEALGGPGTISDSVDALIRVLADLHAVDPEAVGLGDFGKPAGYLERQVRRWGSQWDLVRLPDDPRDDDVKRLHQALADSVPAQSRNSIVHGDYRIDNTILDVQDPTKVLAVLDWELSTLGDPLSDAALMCVYRDPMFNLILSMEAAWSSPQMPSADELANRYSVQSGQDLAHWDFYMALAYFKAAIIAAGIDFRARQGSEAPGGSSVGEAVAPAIASGLRAIS; encoded by the coding sequence GTGACAAATCTGGAGGGTCTCGACCTGACCGCCCTGGACCGGCATCTGCGTTCGGAGGGCATCGCCCGCAGCGGTGATCTCCGCGCCGAACTGATCGCCGGCGGCCGCTCCAACCTGACCTTCCGGGTGTGCGACGACGCGTCGGCGTGGGTACTCCGCCGCCCGCCGCTGCACGGTCTGACCCCGTCCGCGCACGATATGGCCCGCGAGTACAAGGTGGTGGCCGGGCTGGCCGGTACCGCAGTTCCGGTGGCCCGTGCGGTGACGATGAGCAACGACGACTCCGTGTTGGGTGCTCCGTTCCAGATGGTCGAGAACGTCGCGGGCCAGGTGGTCCGCAGCGCCGCGGAGCTTGAGGCGCTCGAAGCGCTCGGCGGCCCTGGAACCATCAGCGACAGCGTCGACGCGCTGATCCGGGTGCTGGCCGACCTGCACGCGGTGGACCCCGAGGCGGTCGGTCTGGGCGATTTCGGCAAGCCCGCGGGTTATCTGGAACGTCAGGTGCGCCGGTGGGGTTCGCAGTGGGACCTGGTCCGCCTGCCCGACGATCCCCGCGACGACGACGTCAAGCGTCTGCATCAGGCCCTGGCCGATTCTGTTCCGGCGCAGAGCCGCAACTCGATCGTCCACGGCGACTACCGCATCGACAACACCATCCTGGACGTGCAGGACCCGACGAAGGTCCTTGCGGTGCTGGACTGGGAACTCTCGACGTTGGGTGACCCGCTGAGCGACGCCGCGCTGATGTGCGTCTACCGCGATCCGATGTTCAATCTGATCCTGAGCATGGAAGCCGCGTGGAGTTCACCGCAGATGCCGTCGGCCGACGAGTTGGCCAACCGCTATTCGGTGCAGTCCGGCCAGGACCTGGCGCACTGGGACTTCTACATGGCGCTGGCCTATTTCAAGGCAGCGATCATCGCCGCGGGTATCGACTTCCGCGCCCGGCAGGGTTCTGAGGCGCCGGGTGGTTCCAGCGTCGGCGAGGCGGTGGCACCGGCGATCGCGTCGGGCCTGCGCGCCATCAGCTGA
- a CDS encoding histidine phosphatase family protein, whose amino-acid sequence MQLLLVRHALPLRSEPGQGSDPDLSAEGIAQAERLPAALARFPVSRLVSSPQRRAIQTAGPLANELGLQVEVDDRLAEYDRDMSHYVPIEEIAKENPEELARLVSGHLPSSVDEGAFMARIGAAVEDLVAAGDHDGTVAVFSHGGVINVLLHQILATERLLSFHVDYASVTRLLSSRSGKLAVASVNGTEHVWDLLPRNVRW is encoded by the coding sequence GTGCAACTGCTTCTGGTCCGACATGCTTTACCGCTGCGCAGCGAGCCAGGTCAAGGGTCTGATCCCGATCTGTCCGCAGAGGGCATCGCCCAGGCCGAACGCCTGCCCGCCGCCCTGGCCCGCTTCCCCGTCAGCCGGCTGGTCAGCAGCCCACAGCGGCGCGCGATCCAGACAGCGGGACCGCTCGCCAACGAGCTGGGCCTGCAGGTCGAGGTCGACGACCGGCTCGCCGAGTACGACCGCGACATGTCGCACTACGTGCCGATCGAGGAGATCGCCAAGGAGAACCCCGAGGAGCTGGCCCGGCTGGTGAGCGGTCACCTGCCCAGCAGCGTGGACGAGGGCGCGTTCATGGCACGGATCGGCGCCGCGGTCGAGGACCTGGTGGCGGCCGGTGACCATGACGGCACCGTCGCGGTGTTCAGTCACGGTGGCGTGATCAACGTGCTGCTGCACCAGATCCTGGCCACCGAGCGGCTGCTGTCCTTCCACGTCGACTACGCCTCGGTCACCCGGCTGCTGTCATCGCGCTCGGGCAAGCTGGCCGTCGCCTCGGTCAACGGCACAGAACACGTATGGGATCTGCTGCCGCGAAATGTCCGGTGGTAA
- a CDS encoding SDR family NAD(P)-dependent oxidoreductase: MGYADELFDLTDRVVLVTGGSRGLGREIAVGAARCGADVVIASRNLDSCVAAAEEITAATGRAALPYQVHVGRWDQLDGLAEAAYDRFGKVDVLVNNAGMSPLYESLGSVTEKLFDSVFNLNLKGPFRLSALLGERMVADGGGAIINVSSSGSLRPDQYMLPYAAAKAGLNAMTEGLAKAFGPTVRVNTLMAGPFLTDVSKAWDMAGDPFGHLALQRAGNPAEIVGAALFLMSDASSFTTGSILRADGGLP, encoded by the coding sequence ATGGGATATGCCGACGAGTTGTTCGACCTCACCGACCGGGTGGTGCTGGTCACCGGCGGCAGCCGCGGACTGGGCCGTGAGATCGCGGTGGGAGCCGCGCGTTGCGGTGCCGACGTGGTGATCGCGAGCCGCAACCTGGATTCCTGCGTGGCCGCGGCCGAGGAGATCACCGCGGCCACCGGTCGCGCCGCCCTCCCCTATCAGGTGCACGTGGGCCGGTGGGATCAACTCGACGGTCTGGCCGAGGCCGCCTACGACCGCTTCGGCAAGGTCGATGTGCTGGTCAACAACGCCGGCATGTCACCGCTGTACGAATCGCTGGGCTCGGTCACCGAGAAACTCTTCGACTCGGTGTTCAACCTGAACCTCAAAGGGCCGTTCCGGCTTTCGGCCCTGCTCGGTGAGCGCATGGTGGCCGACGGCGGTGGCGCGATCATCAACGTCAGCTCATCCGGCTCGTTGCGGCCAGACCAGTACATGCTTCCCTACGCCGCGGCCAAGGCTGGGCTGAACGCCATGACCGAAGGCCTGGCCAAGGCGTTCGGCCCGACCGTGCGGGTCAACACCCTGATGGCCGGGCCGTTTCTCACCGATGTCAGCAAGGCCTGGGACATGGCCGGTGACCCGTTCGGCCACCTCGCCCTGCAGCGGGCCGGCAACCCTGCCGAGATCGTCGGCGCCGCACTGTTTCTGATGTCGGATGCGTCCAGCTTCACCACCGGATCCATCCTGCGGGCGGATGGCGGATTGCCTTAG
- a CDS encoding alkyl/aryl-sulfatase, protein MEQKPPAAVIEAAHRAHLATLPFGDTRDFQDADRGFLGAMEPCVVKAADGRVVWDNDAYAFLEGDAPASVHPSLWRQSQLCAKQGLYEVVEGIYQVRGLDLSNVSFIEGDTGVIVIDPLISTETAAAALALYRAHRGDRAVSAVIYTHSHADHFGGVLGVTTQADVDAGKVAVIAPEHFTEHAVQENVYAGTAMARRAGYMYGAALDRGPQGQVGCGLGQVGSTGEVALIVPTLDIRETGETHTIDGVEIEFQMAPGTEAPAEMHIYFPKLRALCMAENATHNLHNLLTLRGALVRDPHGWAGYLTEAIDTFSDRADVVFASHHWPTWGRERIVEFLSLQRDLYAYLHDQTLRQLNQGYTGVEIAETFQLPPALEKAWHAHGYYGSVSHNVKAVYQRYMGWFDGNPARLWPHPPEALGPRYVEAMGGVDRVVELAGKSFDEGDYRWAATLLDHVIFTDENHGRARDLYADVLEQLAYGAENATWRNFFLSGATELREGNFGTPTTAASPSLLGQLTPEQIFDTFAINVNGPRAWDLDLAIDVTFADTGDNYRLTLRNGVLVHRKAGADEASARATVKLANKLRLLAFAAGDTSSPGVEVTGDTDALPSLLAALDRPDPNFDIVTP, encoded by the coding sequence ATGGAACAGAAGCCACCCGCCGCCGTCATCGAGGCCGCCCACCGTGCGCATCTGGCGACGCTGCCGTTCGGGGACACTCGAGATTTTCAGGATGCTGATCGGGGTTTCCTCGGGGCCATGGAACCCTGTGTGGTCAAGGCCGCTGACGGAAGAGTGGTGTGGGACAACGACGCCTACGCCTTTCTCGAAGGCGACGCGCCGGCATCGGTGCATCCCAGCTTGTGGCGCCAGTCGCAACTGTGCGCCAAACAGGGCCTCTATGAGGTGGTCGAGGGTATCTATCAGGTACGCGGCCTGGACCTGTCGAATGTCAGCTTCATCGAAGGCGATACCGGCGTCATCGTCATCGATCCGCTGATATCCACCGAGACCGCGGCCGCCGCGCTGGCTCTGTACCGGGCGCACCGGGGGGATCGTGCCGTCAGCGCAGTCATTTATACCCACAGCCACGCCGACCATTTCGGCGGCGTGCTGGGGGTGACGACCCAGGCCGACGTCGACGCGGGCAAGGTCGCCGTCATCGCGCCGGAACATTTCACCGAGCACGCCGTGCAGGAGAACGTCTATGCCGGCACCGCGATGGCGCGCCGCGCCGGTTACATGTACGGCGCGGCGCTGGACCGTGGCCCGCAGGGCCAGGTCGGCTGCGGGCTGGGGCAGGTTGGCTCGACGGGCGAGGTGGCGCTGATCGTGCCGACCCTCGACATTCGCGAAACCGGGGAGACCCACACCATCGACGGTGTCGAGATCGAATTCCAGATGGCGCCGGGCACCGAGGCGCCCGCCGAGATGCACATCTACTTCCCGAAACTCCGGGCGCTGTGCATGGCCGAGAACGCCACCCACAATCTGCACAACCTGCTGACCCTGCGCGGTGCGTTGGTACGTGATCCACATGGTTGGGCGGGCTATCTCACCGAGGCCATCGACACCTTCTCCGACCGCGCCGATGTGGTGTTCGCCTCGCACCACTGGCCCACCTGGGGTCGCGAGCGGATAGTCGAATTCCTTTCGCTGCAACGGGATCTGTACGCCTACCTGCATGACCAGACGTTGCGTCAGCTCAACCAGGGCTATACCGGGGTCGAGATCGCGGAGACCTTCCAGCTGCCTCCGGCCCTGGAGAAAGCCTGGCATGCCCACGGCTACTACGGTTCGGTGAGCCACAACGTCAAGGCGGTCTACCAGCGCTACATGGGCTGGTTCGACGGCAACCCGGCCCGGTTGTGGCCGCACCCGCCCGAGGCGCTCGGCCCCCGCTACGTCGAGGCGATGGGGGGCGTCGACCGGGTGGTCGAGCTGGCCGGAAAGTCGTTCGATGAAGGTGATTACCGCTGGGCGGCAACACTTCTCGATCATGTGATCTTCACCGATGAAAACCATGGGCGAGCCCGCGACCTCTACGCCGACGTGCTTGAACAGTTGGCCTATGGCGCGGAGAACGCCACGTGGCGCAATTTTTTCCTGAGCGGCGCCACCGAACTGCGGGAGGGCAACTTCGGTACTCCGACCACTGCGGCGTCGCCGTCGCTGTTGGGGCAGCTCACGCCCGAGCAGATCTTCGACACCTTCGCGATCAATGTGAATGGTCCGCGGGCGTGGGATCTCGATCTGGCCATCGACGTCACGTTCGCCGACACCGGGGACAATTATCGCCTGACGTTGCGCAACGGGGTGCTGGTCCACCGCAAGGCCGGTGCCGACGAGGCCAGTGCGCGCGCCACGGTGAAGCTTGCGAACAAGCTGCGGCTGTTGGCCTTCGCGGCGGGTGACACCAGTTCACCGGGGGTGGAGGTCACCGGCGACACCGATGCGCTGCCGTCGTTGTTGGCGGCACTGGACCGGCCTGATCCGAACTTCGACATCGTCACGCCCTAA
- a CDS encoding NAD(P)-binding domain-containing protein, producing the protein MTTTVSVLGLGPMGQALAGALLDANYPTTVGNRTAAKADALRARGALWADTPAEAAAASNLILVNVVDQAAADAVLTAAGDAPRCRRSPPRCGT; encoded by the coding sequence ATGACCACTACGGTCAGCGTCCTCGGCCTCGGGCCGATGGGACAGGCACTCGCCGGGGCACTGCTGGATGCGAATTACCCCACCACCGTGGGGAATCGGACGGCTGCCAAGGCTGACGCGTTGCGTGCCCGCGGTGCGTTGTGGGCTGATACGCCCGCAGAGGCAGCTGCGGCCAGCAACCTCATCCTGGTCAACGTGGTCGATCAGGCGGCCGCGGATGCGGTGCTGACCGCGGCGGGTGACGCGCCTCGGTGTCGTCGGTCGCCGCCTCGGTGCGGCACTTGA
- a CDS encoding NAD(P)-dependent oxidoreductase encodes MTTTRHSISFLGLGEMGSVLARTALRAGHPTIVWNRTAARAAALVDEGATAAADAAEALDADLVVVCLFDQASVHEVLDPVAQLLAGRRLVNLTTTSPEGARELARWAAGHGAEYLDGGIMATPEMIATPQSAILYSGSATLFEDHGTLFEIWGGAEYFGDDAGMASLYDLALLSAMYVMFAGFFHGAAMVGAAGVPAKEFAARTAAWLPALMPSIAEYAAVIDGGDYAVPGQQSLLFSDISDIVTASRDQGIGTEVVDVVQRLIHRQIDAGHGTDGFARVIESIKKGAAA; translated from the coding sequence ATGACAACCACACGCCATTCGATCAGTTTTCTCGGTCTGGGCGAGATGGGTTCGGTGCTGGCCCGCACAGCCCTCAGAGCGGGGCACCCGACCATCGTCTGGAACCGCACCGCCGCCCGGGCCGCCGCGCTCGTCGACGAGGGCGCCACCGCAGCGGCCGATGCGGCCGAGGCTCTCGACGCGGATCTCGTCGTGGTGTGCCTGTTCGACCAGGCGTCGGTGCACGAGGTCCTCGACCCGGTGGCGCAGCTGCTGGCCGGGCGCCGGCTGGTGAATCTGACCACGACGTCACCGGAGGGGGCACGGGAGCTGGCCCGGTGGGCGGCGGGCCACGGGGCCGAGTATCTCGACGGCGGCATCATGGCGACGCCGGAGATGATCGCGACGCCGCAGTCGGCGATCCTCTACAGCGGCTCGGCAACGTTGTTCGAGGACCATGGGACGTTGTTCGAAATCTGGGGTGGTGCTGAGTACTTCGGCGACGATGCCGGCATGGCATCGCTGTACGACCTGGCGCTCCTGTCGGCCATGTACGTGATGTTCGCCGGCTTCTTCCACGGCGCTGCGATGGTAGGGGCGGCCGGGGTGCCCGCGAAGGAGTTCGCCGCCCGCACCGCCGCGTGGCTGCCGGCACTGATGCCCTCGATCGCCGAATACGCCGCGGTCATCGACGGCGGGGACTACGCCGTCCCTGGCCAGCAGAGCCTGCTCTTCTCCGATATCAGCGACATCGTCACCGCCAGCCGGGACCAGGGGATCGGCACGGAAGTCGTCGACGTCGTCCAACGGCTGATCCACCGGCAGATCGACGCGGGCCACGGTACCGACGGCTTCGCGCGCGTCATCGAGAGCATCAAGAAGGGGGCCGCGGCATGA
- a CDS encoding helix-turn-helix domain-containing protein, which produces MSQLGKYTCGLDAAFAVVDGKWKPLILWELQAGPKRFNALHRSLSGVSQKMLTQHLKELQRHGVVHRESYHEVPPRVEYSMTPAGQELLESLEPLGDWATKHIGLICQEEPG; this is translated from the coding sequence ATGAGCCAGCTGGGCAAGTACACCTGCGGACTCGATGCGGCGTTCGCCGTGGTCGACGGAAAGTGGAAACCGCTCATCCTCTGGGAGCTTCAGGCCGGACCGAAGCGCTTCAACGCACTGCACCGCAGCCTGTCCGGGGTGTCCCAGAAGATGCTGACCCAGCACCTCAAGGAACTCCAGCGTCATGGCGTGGTGCACCGGGAGAGCTATCACGAGGTGCCGCCTCGGGTGGAGTACTCCATGACTCCCGCGGGTCAGGAGCTACTCGAATCCCTTGAACCGCTGGGTGATTGGGCCACCAAGCACATCGGACTGATATGCCAGGAGGAACCCGGCTAG
- a CDS encoding metallophosphoesterase, translated as MRLLLIADTHVPKRAKDLPAQVWDEIDQADAVVHAGDWVDPALLDALSSRAARLIGCWGNNDGAELRRRLPERADVTLDGLRFTVVHETGAATGREARMAREYPGTDVLVFGHSHIPWDTTAKTGLRLLNPGSPTDRRRQPYCTYMTARIAAGVLSDVSLHTLDG; from the coding sequence ATGCGGCTGCTGCTGATCGCCGATACCCACGTACCCAAGCGCGCCAAGGACCTCCCGGCTCAGGTGTGGGACGAGATAGACCAGGCGGATGCCGTTGTCCACGCCGGTGATTGGGTCGACCCCGCACTGCTCGATGCGCTCAGCTCCCGTGCGGCGCGCCTGATCGGCTGCTGGGGCAACAACGACGGGGCTGAACTGCGCAGGCGACTGCCCGAGCGCGCCGACGTGACACTGGACGGTCTGCGATTCACCGTCGTGCACGAGACCGGTGCGGCCACCGGGCGGGAGGCCCGGATGGCCAGGGAATACCCCGGAACCGACGTCCTGGTCTTCGGACACAGCCACATCCCGTGGGACACGACCGCGAAAACCGGTCTGCGCCTGTTGAATCCGGGGTCGCCGACCGACCGACGCCGCCAGCCGTACTGCACCTACATGACGGCCCGGATCGCCGCCGGAGTGTTGTCCGACGTCAGTCTGCACACCCTCGACGGCTAG
- a CDS encoding Fe-S protein, whose translation MELLRNVVVYAHLLGFAVMVGAWIAEATARRFLITPVMTYGMTLSLITGLALAAPWPAGIVLNYPKLGTKLVILVALGAVLGVGTARQRRAGGQPVMPLFIAAGVLPLLASAIAVLWN comes from the coding sequence ATGGAACTACTACGCAACGTAGTTGTATATGCGCATCTGCTCGGTTTCGCAGTGATGGTCGGCGCCTGGATCGCCGAGGCCACGGCCCGACGCTTTCTGATCACCCCAGTGATGACCTACGGCATGACGCTGTCGCTCATCACCGGCCTGGCCCTGGCCGCACCGTGGCCTGCCGGCATCGTGCTGAACTACCCCAAGCTCGGCACCAAGCTCGTCATCCTGGTGGCGCTCGGCGCAGTGCTGGGCGTCGGCACCGCGCGGCAGCGTCGCGCGGGTGGCCAACCGGTCATGCCGCTGTTCATCGCCGCCGGCGTGTTGCCCCTGCTCGCGTCGGCGATCGCGGTGCTCTGGAACTGA